One genomic region from Burkholderia latens encodes:
- a CDS encoding fimbria/pilus outer membrane usher protein has protein sequence MLVVGSQSHATEFNSSFLDIGGNSNVDLSQFSQPDFTLPGEYMLDVQVNDLFYGLQAIQFVALDGSGAGKPCVAPELVAQFGLKPSLVRDLPRLQGGRCVDLGAIEGATVRYLKSDGRLKITIPQAALEFTDASYLPPERWSDGIAGAMLDYRVIANTNRSFGAGGEQTNAIQAYGTIGANWSAWRFRGDYQAQSNAGSSAYADRTFRFSRLYAFRALPSIRSTVTFGDDYLSSDIFDTFALTGASIRSDDRMLPPSLRGYAPLIAGVARTNATVTVSQAGRVLYVTRVSPGAFALQNINTSVQGTLDVAVEEEDGSVQRFQVTTAAVPFLARAGQLRYKAAVGKPRQFGGAGITPFFGFGEAAYGLPFDVTVYGGFIAASGYTSIALGVGRDFGRFGAVSADVTHARARLWWTGATRNGNSYRINYSKHFDGLDADVRFFGYRFSERDYTNFAQFSGDPTAYGLANSKQRYSATLSKRFGDTSTYFSYDQTTYWARASEQRVGLTLTRAFSLGALRNLNVSLSAFRTQSAGASGNQFSVTATLPIGGRHTVTSNLTTGNGSTSASAGYIYDDPAGRTYQIAAGATDGRASANASFRQRTSTYQLSAQASTLANAYAAASLELDGSLVATQYGVSAHANGNAGDTRLLVSTDGVSGVPLSGTLTHTDSRGYAVLDGISPYNVYDATVNVEKLPLEVQVSNPIQRMVLTDGAIGFAKFSAARGSNLYLTLTDAAGEPLPFGASVQDAANGKELGIVGEGGAAFLTQVQPKSALAVRAGERTLCTVHTLPNQLQLEGTPIPVTCQPSGGPHAAARRTER, from the coding sequence GTGCTGGTCGTCGGCAGCCAGAGCCATGCGACGGAATTCAATTCGTCGTTCCTCGACATCGGCGGCAACAGCAACGTCGACCTGTCGCAGTTTTCGCAGCCAGACTTCACGCTGCCCGGCGAGTACATGCTCGACGTGCAGGTCAACGACCTGTTCTACGGGCTGCAGGCGATCCAGTTCGTCGCGCTCGACGGCTCCGGCGCGGGCAAGCCGTGCGTCGCGCCCGAACTCGTCGCGCAGTTCGGGCTGAAGCCGTCGCTCGTGCGGGATTTGCCGCGCCTGCAGGGCGGACGGTGCGTCGATCTCGGCGCGATAGAAGGTGCGACCGTGCGCTACCTGAAGAGCGACGGGCGGCTCAAGATCACGATTCCGCAGGCGGCGCTCGAATTCACAGATGCGTCGTATCTGCCGCCGGAGCGCTGGTCCGACGGGATTGCCGGCGCGATGCTCGACTATCGCGTGATCGCGAACACGAACCGCAGCTTCGGCGCGGGCGGCGAACAGACGAACGCGATCCAGGCATACGGGACGATCGGCGCGAACTGGAGTGCATGGCGGTTTCGCGGCGACTACCAGGCGCAGTCGAACGCGGGCAGCAGCGCGTATGCGGACCGCACGTTCCGCTTCAGCCGCCTTTACGCGTTTCGCGCGCTGCCGTCGATCCGGTCGACGGTGACGTTCGGCGACGACTACCTGAGCTCGGACATTTTTGACACGTTCGCGCTGACGGGCGCGTCGATCCGCAGCGACGACCGGATGCTGCCGCCGTCGCTGCGCGGTTACGCGCCGCTGATCGCGGGCGTCGCGCGCACCAACGCGACCGTGACCGTGTCGCAGGCCGGCCGCGTGCTCTACGTGACGCGCGTGTCGCCGGGCGCGTTCGCGCTGCAGAACATCAACACGAGCGTGCAGGGCACGCTCGACGTCGCGGTCGAGGAAGAGGATGGCAGCGTGCAGCGCTTCCAGGTGACGACGGCCGCCGTGCCGTTTCTCGCTCGCGCCGGGCAATTGCGCTACAAGGCCGCCGTCGGCAAGCCGCGGCAGTTCGGCGGCGCGGGGATCACGCCGTTCTTCGGCTTCGGTGAAGCGGCGTACGGGCTGCCGTTCGACGTGACGGTGTATGGCGGCTTCATTGCCGCATCGGGCTACACGTCGATCGCGCTCGGCGTCGGCCGGGACTTCGGCCGGTTCGGCGCGGTGTCGGCCGACGTCACGCATGCGCGCGCACGGCTGTGGTGGACCGGCGCGACGCGCAACGGCAACTCGTACCGCATCAACTACTCGAAGCACTTCGACGGCCTCGACGCCGACGTGCGCTTTTTCGGCTATCGGTTTTCCGAGCGCGACTACACGAATTTCGCGCAGTTCTCGGGAGATCCGACCGCGTACGGGCTCGCGAACAGCAAGCAGCGCTACTCGGCGACACTGTCGAAACGCTTCGGCGACACGTCGACGTATTTCTCGTACGACCAGACGACCTACTGGGCGCGCGCATCGGAGCAGCGCGTGGGCCTTACGCTGACGCGCGCGTTCTCGCTCGGCGCACTGCGCAACCTGAACGTCAGCCTGTCGGCGTTCCGTACGCAGAGCGCGGGCGCGAGCGGCAACCAGTTCTCGGTGACCGCGACGCTGCCGATCGGCGGCCGCCACACGGTCACGTCGAACCTGACGACAGGCAACGGCAGCACGAGCGCGAGCGCGGGCTACATCTACGACGACCCGGCCGGGCGCACTTATCAGATCGCCGCGGGCGCGACCGACGGCCGCGCGTCGGCGAACGCGAGCTTCCGCCAGCGCACGTCGACGTACCAGCTGAGCGCGCAGGCATCGACGCTCGCGAACGCGTATGCAGCGGCGTCGCTCGAGCTCGACGGCTCGCTCGTCGCGACGCAGTACGGCGTGTCCGCGCACGCGAACGGCAACGCCGGCGATACGCGCCTGCTGGTGTCGACCGACGGCGTGTCCGGCGTGCCGCTGTCCGGCACGCTCACGCATACCGATTCGCGCGGCTACGCGGTGCTCGACGGGATCTCGCCGTACAACGTGTACGACGCGACCGTCAACGTCGAGAAGCTGCCGCTCGAAGTGCAGGTGTCGAACCCGATCCAGCGGATGGTGCTGACCGACGGCGCGATCGGCTTCGCGAAGTTCTCCGCCGCGCGCGGCAGCAACCTGTACCTGACGCTGACCGACGCGGCCGGCGAGCCGCTGCCGTTCGGCGCATCGGTGCAGGACGCGGCGAACGGCAAGGAGCTCGGGATCGTCGGCGAGGGCGGCGCCGCGTTCCTGACGCAGGTACAGCCGAAATCCGCGCTCGCGGTGCGCGCGGGCGAACGCACGCTGTGCACGGTGCACACGTTGCCGAACCAGCTTCAACTCGAAGGCACGCCGATCCCGGTGACGTGCCAGCCGTCCGGCGGGCCGCACGCGGCGGCGCGCCGAACCGAACGATGA
- a CDS encoding MbtH family protein, with the protein MTQATTPSDTDDIVYTVVINDEEQYSIWPTFRPVPAGWREVGVSGPKADCLAHIETVWTDMRPASLRRAMDGERASRAS; encoded by the coding sequence ATGACGCAAGCCACGACGCCTTCCGATACCGACGACATCGTCTACACGGTCGTCATCAACGACGAAGAACAGTATTCGATCTGGCCGACGTTCCGGCCCGTGCCGGCCGGCTGGCGCGAAGTTGGCGTGAGCGGCCCGAAGGCCGATTGCCTCGCGCACATCGAAACGGTCTGGACCGACATGCGCCCGGCGAGCCTGCGCCGCGCGATGGACGGCGAGCGCGCTTCACGCGCGTCGTGA
- a CDS encoding TauD/TfdA family dioxygenase, with product MTLLSLPTLDDLRIEPGLPTVVSPRSADGMSIDALAPLAHAIAADTLERAGGVLFTGFHVPSIDAFQRFAASFGDPLIGYEYASTPRSQVEGAVYTSTEYPPHRAIPLHNEQSYTREWPLRIWFHCALAAPKGGATPIADSRAVHRALDPALVARFEQRELLYVRNFGQGLDLPWQQSFGTDEPAQVERMCAARGIECAWRTGDDGELLLRTRERCQAVARHPRTGERVWFNQANLFHLSALDEDMQDALVDAVGLENVPRNVYYGDGAPLEADALAEIRGVLDRQRIVFPWQTGDVLMLDNMLSAHARDPFEGPRKVVVAMAQSYTAPRAAERRTDDA from the coding sequence ATGACCCTGCTTTCGTTGCCGACGCTCGACGACCTGCGTATCGAGCCGGGACTGCCCACCGTCGTGTCGCCGCGCAGCGCCGACGGGATGTCGATCGATGCGCTCGCGCCGCTCGCGCACGCGATCGCCGCCGACACGCTCGAGCGCGCGGGCGGTGTGTTGTTTACCGGTTTTCACGTGCCGTCGATCGATGCGTTCCAGCGGTTCGCGGCATCGTTCGGCGATCCGCTGATCGGCTATGAATACGCGTCGACGCCGCGCAGCCAGGTCGAAGGCGCGGTCTACACGTCGACCGAATACCCGCCGCATCGCGCAATTCCGTTGCACAACGAGCAGTCGTATACGCGCGAATGGCCGCTGCGAATCTGGTTCCACTGCGCGCTCGCGGCGCCGAAGGGCGGCGCAACGCCGATCGCGGACAGCCGCGCCGTCCATCGGGCGCTCGATCCCGCGCTCGTTGCGCGCTTCGAGCAGCGCGAGCTGCTGTACGTGCGCAATTTCGGCCAGGGACTCGATCTGCCATGGCAGCAGTCGTTCGGCACCGACGAGCCGGCGCAAGTCGAGCGCATGTGCGCGGCGCGCGGGATCGAATGCGCATGGCGCACCGGCGACGACGGCGAACTGCTGCTGCGCACGCGTGAACGCTGCCAGGCCGTCGCGCGCCATCCGCGCACGGGTGAGCGCGTGTGGTTCAACCAGGCGAACCTGTTTCACCTGTCCGCGCTCGACGAGGACATGCAGGACGCGCTCGTCGACGCGGTCGGGCTCGAGAACGTACCGCGCAACGTCTATTACGGCGACGGTGCGCCGCTCGAGGCCGATGCGCTGGCGGAGATACGCGGCGTGCTCGACCGCCAGCGCATCGTGTTTCCGTGGCAGACCGGCGACGTGCTGATGCTCGACAACATGCTGAGCGCACATGCGCGCGACCCGTTCGAAGGGCCGCGCAAGGTGGTCGTCGCGATGGCGCAGAGTTACACGGCGCCGCGTGCGGCCGAACGGAGGACCGATGACGCGTAG
- a CDS encoding HHHH-motif protein, whose product MKTLLKTLTAAAVAAAVLVPAIAEAHPHRVCHFEHHHHHKVCRWVR is encoded by the coding sequence ATGAAGACGCTACTGAAAACCCTGACTGCCGCCGCCGTCGCCGCCGCCGTGCTCGTACCGGCCATTGCCGAAGCGCACCCGCACCGCGTGTGCCATTTCGAGCATCACCATCACCACAAGGTGTGCCGCTGGGTGCGTTGA
- a CDS encoding RNA polymerase factor sigma-70 — protein MAMAEVLERSAAAPANPFVAGCPERPSRPARRVRRVAESRAHGALLDVLIAHRAMLVNVARGFVGCASRAEDVVHDVFVKLVEFPNQDAVRQPVAYVTRMVRNASIDACRRQSLENVYHTEEDDGLDVPSPEPTPEAALVTRDTLRRVWAALDDLPARSRAAFEMVRLREETLQSAARALNVSQTLVHFMVRDAERHCVECLDACQRGVACPVFLGGRARRR, from the coding sequence ATGGCAATGGCGGAAGTGCTCGAACGATCGGCAGCAGCCCCGGCAAACCCGTTCGTCGCCGGTTGTCCGGAGCGGCCGTCGCGCCCCGCGCGGCGTGTGCGCCGAGTCGCGGAGTCGCGCGCGCACGGCGCGCTGCTCGACGTGCTGATCGCCCATCGGGCAATGCTTGTGAACGTCGCGCGCGGCTTCGTCGGATGCGCGAGCCGCGCCGAAGACGTCGTGCACGACGTGTTCGTGAAGCTCGTCGAATTTCCGAACCAGGACGCGGTGCGCCAGCCGGTTGCATACGTGACGCGGATGGTGCGCAACGCATCGATCGACGCGTGCCGCCGGCAGAGTCTTGAAAACGTCTATCACACGGAAGAGGACGACGGCTTGGACGTTCCGTCGCCGGAGCCGACTCCCGAGGCCGCGCTGGTGACGCGCGACACGCTGCGTCGCGTGTGGGCTGCGCTCGACGACCTGCCGGCGCGCAGCCGCGCGGCGTTCGAGATGGTGCGGTTGCGCGAGGAGACGCTGCAGAGCGCGGCGCGCGCGCTGAACGTGTCGCAGACGCTCGTGCATTTCATGGTGCGCGATGCCGAACGGCACTGCGTGGAATGTCTCGACGCGTGCCAGCGCGGCGTCGCTTGCCCGGTGTTTCTCGGCGGCCGCGCACGGCGCCGGTAA
- a CDS encoding molecular chaperone — protein MNHAFSLSCVRRVSCMLSAAGALLAGAAHAAIVPDRTRVIFNEGEQAAIVTITNKSTTYPYLVQSWLEDTHGNKIASPLMVVPPLQRVEANERNVLRIAKLPGAALPADRESVFYLNIREVPPKTDTPNTLQIALHTQMKLFYRPKGVQPARDEDWTLPMTLRVDAAAHKLVFDNPTPYHVTVVDVAAGAQKTPVPIDPVMVSPMSTADVPFKGAAPSTLFVTHIDDYGGQVPVEYACDALACKSVKK, from the coding sequence ATGAACCATGCTTTCTCCCTTTCCTGCGTACGACGCGTGTCGTGCATGCTGAGTGCCGCCGGTGCGTTGCTTGCCGGCGCCGCGCACGCGGCGATCGTGCCGGACCGCACGCGCGTGATTTTCAACGAAGGCGAACAGGCCGCGATCGTCACGATCACGAACAAGAGCACGACGTACCCGTATCTCGTGCAGTCGTGGCTGGAAGACACGCACGGCAACAAGATCGCGTCGCCGCTGATGGTCGTGCCGCCGCTGCAGCGCGTCGAGGCGAACGAGCGCAACGTGTTGCGCATCGCGAAGCTGCCCGGTGCCGCGCTGCCGGCCGATCGCGAATCGGTGTTCTACCTGAACATTCGCGAAGTGCCGCCGAAGACCGATACGCCGAACACGCTGCAGATCGCGCTGCATACGCAGATGAAGCTGTTCTACCGGCCGAAAGGCGTGCAGCCGGCACGCGACGAGGACTGGACGCTGCCGATGACGCTGCGTGTGGACGCGGCCGCGCACAAGCTCGTGTTCGACAATCCGACGCCGTATCACGTGACGGTCGTCGACGTGGCGGCGGGCGCGCAGAAGACGCCGGTGCCGATCGACCCGGTGATGGTGAGTCCGATGAGCACGGCCGACGTGCCGTTCAAAGGCGCGGCGCCGTCGACGCTGTTCGTCACGCACATCGACGATTACGGCGGCCAGGTGCCGGTCGAGTATGCGTGCGATGCGCTGGCGTGCAAGAGCGTGAAGAAATGA
- the fhuF gene encoding siderophore-iron reductase FhuF, with protein MTPALDDARATRFSTFAPEPFAGHLDVVWLGMPDDVHAPGRTVVPVGALPDHRDAMLDAMVRHYGGDPARHARALMSQWSKYYFGRAAPAGVVAALTLGRPLDMAPDRTFVALDDGMPAALYFARDALGAPCDAPAPRYAALVAHLGAVIELLAAMGRVTPRVLWSNAGNLLDYLLGTYRSLPCAADPGRDADWLFGSACMHGEPNPLRTPVRDAVPRSRLLPTPFRARRVCCLRYEIPGETQLCGSCPLLLTMDDAALAEQDAIR; from the coding sequence ATGACGCCGGCGCTCGACGACGCGCGCGCCACGCGTTTCTCGACGTTCGCGCCCGAGCCGTTTGCCGGGCATCTCGACGTCGTGTGGCTCGGCATGCCGGACGACGTGCACGCGCCGGGCCGCACCGTCGTGCCGGTCGGCGCGCTGCCCGATCATCGCGACGCGATGCTCGACGCGATGGTCCGCCATTACGGTGGCGATCCGGCGCGGCATGCGCGCGCATTGATGTCGCAATGGAGCAAATACTACTTCGGCCGCGCGGCGCCCGCGGGCGTGGTCGCCGCGCTGACGCTCGGCCGGCCGCTCGACATGGCGCCCGATCGCACGTTCGTCGCACTCGACGACGGAATGCCGGCCGCGCTGTATTTCGCGCGCGACGCGCTCGGCGCGCCGTGCGACGCGCCCGCGCCGCGCTATGCAGCGCTCGTCGCGCATCTCGGCGCGGTGATCGAACTGCTCGCCGCGATGGGCCGCGTGACGCCGCGCGTGCTGTGGAGCAACGCGGGCAATCTGCTCGATTATCTGCTCGGCACCTACCGTTCGCTGCCGTGCGCAGCCGATCCCGGCCGCGATGCGGACTGGCTGTTCGGTTCGGCGTGCATGCACGGCGAGCCGAACCCGCTGCGCACGCCCGTGCGCGACGCCGTGCCGCGCTCGCGGCTGCTGCCGACACCGTTTCGTGCGCGGCGCGTGTGTTGCCTGCGCTATGAAATTCCAGGAGAAACGCAACTGTGTGGAAGCTGCCCGCTGCTTTTGACGATGGACGACGCGGCACTCGCCGAGCAGGACGCGATCCGCTGA
- the fhuB gene encoding Fe(3+)-hydroxamate ABC transporter permease FhuB translates to MTTFAMRKRLSASGQRSVRGRRAGALALGLVALIAALAVLRVAPDLHVWWNAAPGSDAAALAGVFLFDLNLPRVAAALVAGGCLGIAGALFQSLTRNPLASPDLLGVTGGAQLGLLAAMLVPALAGVASVPLLFVSGLIAAALAIVAAGGWRATPLRLVLAGSVCMLLFAALSTLVLAFFEQNIAGAALWTNGSLYQPGATGLALAARWLVVPLVALPFVIRPLNPLALGDDAAAAAGVRVDATRLAATIVAVAFTSVAVSIAGPLSYVGLVAPNLLRQVRGARAARLGVLVPLSALAGGALVLVTDSAVLASGLDATLSTGVAIALVGTPLMLAMIRRGAAWSGVLHAQAERAAGSGSTRIVGSLERLDWPLRTALFVAAGALAVFVGVSAGPEWLSPARWAAALSGHDALARMLIDLRMPRLLCALLAGALLAVSGVAMQSVVRNPLAGPEVLGVTQGAGLVTLLALSTWPLMGHATLAAAALLGGALSLAITLALNHRHRYAPLAVALTGIVIGALWTTLAQWLITQQSVQPARFVVWLVGGTYGRSWGEVSMLVPWCALAVPVFAWLARPLDMLALGDDQAAALGLPVAALRPLALTIATLAACAAVAAVGPVGFIGLMAPHVATMLGARRHRTRLWLAAACGALILGCADLAARTVVAPREVPAGVLTALIGAPYLLGLLIVEGRRGRRAGR, encoded by the coding sequence ATGACGACGTTCGCGATGCGCAAGCGGCTCTCGGCGAGCGGGCAGCGTAGCGTTCGCGGCCGTCGCGCGGGCGCGCTCGCGCTCGGCCTCGTCGCGCTGATCGCGGCGCTGGCGGTGCTGCGCGTCGCGCCCGACCTGCACGTATGGTGGAATGCCGCGCCGGGCAGCGACGCCGCCGCGCTTGCCGGCGTGTTCCTGTTCGACCTCAATCTGCCGCGCGTCGCGGCCGCGCTGGTCGCGGGCGGCTGCCTCGGCATCGCCGGCGCGCTGTTCCAGTCGCTCACGCGCAATCCGCTCGCGTCGCCCGATCTGCTCGGCGTGACGGGCGGCGCACAGCTCGGCCTGCTCGCAGCGATGCTGGTGCCGGCGCTCGCCGGCGTCGCGTCGGTGCCGCTGCTGTTCGTCAGCGGGCTGATCGCCGCCGCGCTCGCGATCGTCGCGGCCGGCGGCTGGCGCGCGACACCGCTGCGGCTCGTGCTCGCGGGCAGTGTATGCATGTTGCTGTTCGCGGCGCTGTCGACGCTCGTGCTCGCGTTTTTCGAGCAGAACATCGCGGGCGCCGCGCTGTGGACCAACGGCAGTCTTTATCAACCCGGCGCGACCGGGCTCGCGCTCGCCGCGCGCTGGCTCGTCGTACCGCTCGTCGCGTTGCCGTTCGTGATCCGGCCGCTGAATCCGCTCGCGCTCGGCGACGATGCGGCGGCCGCGGCCGGCGTGCGCGTCGACGCGACGCGGCTCGCTGCGACGATCGTTGCGGTCGCGTTCACGAGCGTCGCGGTCAGCATCGCGGGCCCGCTGTCGTACGTCGGGCTCGTCGCGCCGAACCTGCTGCGGCAGGTGCGCGGCGCGCGTGCGGCGCGGCTCGGCGTGCTGGTGCCGCTGTCGGCGCTCGCGGGCGGTGCGCTCGTGCTCGTCACCGACAGCGCGGTGCTCGCGTCGGGCCTCGACGCGACGCTGTCGACCGGCGTTGCGATCGCGCTGGTCGGCACGCCGCTGATGCTCGCGATGATCCGGCGCGGCGCCGCGTGGTCGGGCGTGCTGCATGCGCAGGCCGAGCGCGCGGCCGGCAGCGGCTCGACGCGGATCGTCGGCTCGCTGGAGCGGCTCGACTGGCCGCTGCGCACCGCACTGTTCGTCGCGGCCGGCGCGCTCGCGGTGTTCGTCGGCGTATCCGCCGGCCCCGAGTGGCTGTCGCCCGCGCGCTGGGCCGCCGCGCTGTCGGGCCACGACGCGCTCGCGCGGATGCTGATCGATCTGCGCATGCCGCGCCTGCTGTGTGCGCTGCTCGCGGGCGCGCTGCTCGCCGTGAGCGGCGTCGCGATGCAAAGCGTCGTGCGCAATCCGCTCGCCGGCCCCGAAGTGCTCGGCGTCACGCAGGGCGCGGGGCTCGTCACGCTGCTCGCGTTGTCGACGTGGCCGCTGATGGGCCACGCAACGCTGGCGGCCGCTGCGCTGCTCGGCGGTGCGCTGTCGCTCGCGATCACGCTCGCGTTGAATCACCGGCATCGCTACGCGCCGCTCGCGGTCGCGCTGACCGGCATCGTGATCGGCGCGCTGTGGACCACGCTCGCGCAGTGGCTGATCACGCAGCAGAGCGTGCAACCCGCGCGCTTTGTCGTGTGGCTCGTCGGCGGCACGTACGGCCGCAGCTGGGGCGAGGTGTCGATGCTCGTGCCGTGGTGTGCGCTCGCGGTGCCCGTGTTCGCGTGGCTCGCGCGGCCGCTCGACATGCTCGCGCTCGGCGACGACCAGGCCGCCGCACTCGGCTTGCCGGTCGCCGCACTGCGGCCGCTCGCGTTGACGATCGCGACGCTCGCCGCGTGCGCGGCCGTCGCGGCAGTCGGGCCGGTCGGCTTCATCGGGCTGATGGCGCCGCACGTCGCGACGATGCTCGGTGCGCGCCGGCATCGCACGCGCTTGTGGCTCGCGGCAGCATGCGGCGCGCTGATTCTCGGCTGCGCCGATCTTGCGGCCCGCACGGTCGTCGCGCCGCGCGAGGTGCCGGCCGGCGTGCTGACTGCGCTGATCGGCGCGCCGTACCTCCTCGGCCTGCTGATCGTCGAGGGGCGCCGCGGCCGGCGCGCGGGTCGATGA
- a CDS encoding fimbrial protein produces the protein MKKSLLTAVALAALSTSAFADGSGTINFTGEIVAGACGIDSGSVNQTVNLGKVPTHTFKQAGDKSTPANFDIKLTDCDTSIAQNAYFTFTGTSSAGQPKLLATIGSATNVGIRLQAASGEYLDNGAEQKAPTVLQNGTNVARFAAMYEATAAGVTPGTADGVANFTVRYQ, from the coding sequence ATGAAAAAATCCCTCCTGACCGCTGTCGCACTCGCGGCCCTGTCCACGTCGGCGTTCGCAGACGGCTCCGGCACGATCAACTTCACCGGCGAGATCGTCGCGGGCGCATGCGGCATCGATTCGGGCTCGGTCAACCAGACCGTGAACCTCGGCAAGGTGCCGACGCACACGTTCAAGCAGGCCGGCGACAAGTCCACGCCGGCCAACTTCGACATCAAGCTGACCGACTGCGACACGAGCATCGCGCAGAACGCGTACTTCACGTTCACGGGCACGTCGAGCGCCGGCCAGCCGAAACTGCTCGCGACGATCGGCTCGGCAACCAACGTCGGCATCCGCCTGCAAGCCGCATCGGGCGAGTACCTCGACAACGGCGCCGAGCAGAAGGCGCCGACCGTGCTGCAGAACGGCACGAACGTCGCGCGCTTCGCGGCGATGTACGAAGCGACGGCAGCCGGCGTGACGCCGGGTACCGCCGACGGCGTCGCTAACTTCACGGTGCGCTACCAGTAA
- a CDS encoding ABC transporter ATP-binding protein yields MTRSTAALAARGLTVGYRDHVVIDGLDLSIAAGRVTALCGPNGCGKSTLLRTLAGLQPARAGQIDVNGRPLASFRRRALARELTMLAQFNQIPSGLTVRELVAYGRYAYGGFLRGLSRADHAAIEEALDTSGLAGDAERDVGALSGGERQRAWIAMALAQQAPIVLLDEPTTYLDIHHQLDILDALRALNRARGLTIVWVLHDLNQAAAYSDDIVLMRAGRVVAQGSPDAMLEPAQLRAAFGVDMLKLAHPQTGAPMCVPAYGPPAESPGPKASGAAHAFERAIDRDIAV; encoded by the coding sequence ATGACGCGTAGTACCGCCGCGCTTGCCGCGCGCGGGTTGACGGTGGGTTATCGCGACCATGTCGTGATCGACGGGCTGGACCTGTCGATCGCGGCCGGCCGCGTCACGGCGCTGTGCGGCCCGAACGGCTGTGGCAAAAGCACGCTGCTGCGCACGCTCGCGGGCCTGCAGCCCGCGCGTGCAGGGCAGATCGACGTGAACGGCAGGCCGCTCGCGTCGTTTCGCCGTCGCGCGCTCGCGCGCGAACTCACGATGCTCGCGCAGTTCAACCAGATTCCGTCGGGGCTGACCGTGCGCGAACTCGTCGCGTACGGACGCTATGCATACGGCGGCTTCCTGCGCGGATTGTCGCGCGCCGATCATGCGGCGATTGAGGAGGCGCTCGATACGAGCGGACTCGCGGGTGACGCCGAGCGCGACGTCGGCGCGCTGTCGGGCGGCGAGCGGCAGCGCGCTTGGATTGCGATGGCGCTCGCGCAGCAGGCGCCGATCGTGCTGCTGGACGAACCGACAACCTATCTCGACATCCATCACCAGCTCGACATCCTCGACGCGCTGCGTGCGCTGAACCGCGCGCGCGGATTGACGATCGTCTGGGTGCTGCACGACCTGAACCAGGCGGCTGCGTACAGCGACGACATCGTGCTGATGCGCGCTGGCCGCGTCGTCGCGCAAGGCTCGCCCGACGCGATGCTCGAGCCCGCGCAGCTGCGCGCGGCGTTCGGCGTCGACATGCTGAAGCTCGCGCACCCGCAGACCGGCGCGCCGATGTGCGTGCCGGCTTATGGGCCGCCGGCTGAATCGCCGGGGCCGAAAGCATCGGGCGCCGCGCACGCGTTCGAGCGTGCGATCGACCGGGACATCGCCGTATGA
- a CDS encoding fimbrial protein: MSAAVHERRSPAAWLRWLMLALLIASAQPAWALRCLTNSGATSLTEPIGGVASYPTDAPDGYVIWVSPVRTTSGYCYKDLGDAGSLKVVDNIYFYANPNRTNPAAWGLEIGIRYKGIDYFNKTSNRGGGVFTGYAVPPCSRYDFDRGRCQQTRISIDYQVVVRKKGNWVQPPSDVYTVFQFDGEFGLNAYSPSFQYRLSGLRNLKPTPCLVDVLVTPEPGIVNFGQVQAVGNGFMPAVPRKRFSLSLTKKCNVAVRVDGYFETSFPVQNGLLVPAKDSNFGIGIEDSRGNAIPFNQQFTLAQFPSNVMNQSVLMDAVLKSFGAPKIGRFDASATIRLFIY; the protein is encoded by the coding sequence ATGAGCGCAGCCGTGCACGAACGGCGATCGCCGGCCGCGTGGCTGCGATGGCTCATGCTCGCGTTGCTGATCGCGTCGGCGCAGCCCGCATGGGCGCTACGCTGCCTGACGAACAGCGGCGCGACGTCGCTGACCGAGCCGATCGGCGGCGTGGCGTCGTATCCGACCGACGCACCGGACGGCTACGTGATCTGGGTGTCGCCGGTGCGCACGACGTCCGGCTATTGCTACAAGGACCTCGGCGACGCCGGCAGCCTGAAAGTCGTCGACAACATCTATTTCTACGCGAACCCGAACCGCACCAATCCGGCCGCGTGGGGGCTCGAGATCGGTATCCGCTACAAGGGCATCGACTATTTCAACAAGACCAGCAATCGCGGCGGCGGCGTGTTCACCGGCTATGCGGTGCCGCCGTGCAGCCGGTACGACTTCGATCGCGGCCGCTGTCAGCAGACGCGGATCAGCATCGACTATCAGGTCGTCGTGCGCAAGAAGGGCAATTGGGTGCAGCCGCCGAGCGACGTCTATACGGTGTTCCAGTTCGACGGCGAGTTCGGGTTGAACGCGTACAGCCCGAGCTTCCAGTACCGGTTGAGCGGCCTGCGCAACCTGAAGCCGACGCCGTGCCTGGTCGACGTGCTGGTGACGCCCGAGCCGGGCATCGTGAATTTCGGGCAGGTGCAAGCGGTCGGCAACGGGTTCATGCCGGCGGTGCCGCGCAAGCGGTTCTCGCTGTCGCTGACGAAGAAATGCAACGTCGCGGTGCGAGTCGACGGCTATTTCGAAACGAGCTTTCCGGTGCAGAACGGCTTGCTGGTCCCGGCGAAAGACAGCAATTTCGGAATCGGCATCGAGGACAGCCGCGGCAATGCGATTCCGTTCAACCAGCAGTTCACGCTCGCGCAGTTTCCGTCGAACGTGATGAATCAAAGCGTGTTGATGGACGCGGTACTGAAGTCGTTCGGGGCGCCGAAGATCGGACGCTTCGATGCGAGCGCAACGATCAGGCTGTTCATCTACTGA